Sequence from the Pseudophaeobacter arcticus DSM 23566 genome:
GGGTTGTTCAATGATTTTGTCGCAGAATACAGTCACCAAGCCCCGCCCGAAAGCTATACGCTTTATGACCTTGGCCGCCGGTTTGCAGGGTTTTTGCAGGCCAACCGCCCCGATCTTGGCGCCCCCGCGCCTGAGCTTTGGGTTGATTTTATTATCGACCTCGCCCGGTTTGAGCGGCAGATCTTTTCAACCTTTGACTGCGCCGGAGCGGAGGAGCTGCATCTGGCAGAGCCAACGACGCCAGACACAGAGCTTTTGGCGCAGCCCAGCCTGTCGGTTGCGGCATATGGCTTTCCTGTAGGGACCTATTATCACGCGGTTCGTCAGGGGCTGGCGCCCCAGCCGCCAGAGCGCGAGCAGGTCTATCTGGCCATTCTGCGCAAGGACTATGTCACCCATACCATCCCGGTGAGCTTTCCCCATTTTGTGTTCTTGCAAGAGATGTGCCAGGGCGGAACGGTGGCGACCGCCCTGGCCGCAGTGTCGCAACAGCTGATGCAACCGCTTGCCAAAGTAGGGCAGGCATGGAGCGACACGACAGAGATACGGGACAGATGGATCACAGCGGGTTTCTTTCTGGATCGCAGATGGGCCTAGGGGCAGTGATCGGCACTGGGGCGCGCTGCTCCCCTCTGTTAGGCCGCCGGGATCAGGCTCAGATATTCAACGGTATAGCCGTTCACATAGTCCAAACTGACCGCGCCATTGCCCCGCCGCCCAATCCCTGGATAGCCAGCCAGGGGCGCATCGGGGTATTTTCCAAAACCCCCGTTCCAGCTGTTGCGGAAGATGAACCAGCCGCCGCCTAGGTGCTCTGGTCCGGGTTGAAACCCTGTCACACAGACGCAATGGCCGGAAACCCGCATTTCCCGGTCCACCAGATCCGGGCGGGCAGCCGGGCCAAATACAATGCCCGAGTTCAAGGCGCCGTTATAGGTCCAGTTGTTTTTGTGGGAGTTTTTCAGCTTGAACACCGGCAGACCCAATGCGACGGGACGGCCCTGGCTCAGCTCTTGCAGGATGCTGTCCGCGGTGGTGTCCGGGACCGGCCCCTCGGCAAAATCCTCATATTTGATCTTGTGAAACCTCCGGGTTGCGGCATCGGCCTCGGCGGCGGCAGTGGGGGGGTGTTTGGCAAACAGCCCCCGATGGAGGTCGCTGGTCTGATAGGGGGCCAGGGTTTCGGTACATATCCCACGGCTGGCGAGCACCTCATGCGCCTGCTTCAACTTGGTGGCGCCCCGGGCGTAGTCCGGCAGAACGGCGGCCTCTTTGGCTGAAATGGCGGCGCGCATATGCCAATAGAGATATTCCGGCGCGTGCAATTTTGGCGGCTCGCCCCGGCGCGCCTGCAGGATATCGATGCAGGCCGCGACGGCAAAGGCGGTGCAGGTGCCGCGTGGACGCTGATCCCTGGGATCCCAGTGGCGCGACAGGCCCGCTTCGAGATCAATCGCCTGCGCGCGCAGGGGGCTGCCGCCGGTGCTGGACCTAAGGTGGGTGCAGCACCGGACCTGTTCGGCATATCCGGGCGCGCGAAAGAGCTGGTCCAGCCTCTCAGGGGGGGTGTACCCTGCAAAGAAGCTTCCCAAAGGCGTTGGCAGATCAGACATGACAGCCTCCATGTGCGGGGGGATAGGCGGGACGACAGGACAGGCCCGGTTGGACCATGACAGGGGTCAGGGGGATTTCTTGCTCCCGTCCTTGAACGGCTTATCCGGGCGTCCTGGTTTTTTCGGCCCGCTGTCGCTGTCGTCGTTCAGGGCAGCGGCGATCAAATCGGGCAGATCATTGGCCAGCCTGTCGGCTACAGCAGTGGATATTTTGCGGCTCAAGGAGGTGCCACCTTCCAGATCCGGAAGGGTCTCAGGGTCTGGGACAAAGCTGCAGGTGATGCCGGACCACTCGGCGCGGGCCTCGGCAAGCAGTGCTTTGACCTCGGGCATCTCTTTCAGGAAGCCGTGGAAGGTGTCCTTGGCCAACTGCTGCCCGGCCTGGGTGTCGCTGCGAAAATGCACCCCGGCGATTTCGCGGTTCTCGGCAATGCGCTGGGCCAGGGCTGCGGCATAGCGGGCCATGGCATGGGCTTCGCCTTCGTCGAACAGGGCCGCAATGAGGGTTGCGATCAGGGTCATCTGTGTGGCGTGGCCGCTGGGATAGGAGGCATGCGGCGGGGTTGGCACCAGGGGCATCAGCGCCGGGCAGACCTGCACCGGGCGGGCGCGGCCGATCTTATATTTGAAATGAAGGGCAACCATCTGTCCAACCTGCATCGCCAGCATGATCAATTTCTGCGTCGCGGGCCGGTTGCCTGCCCCCATCATCAGCAGGTTTGACCAATAGGCCTCGCAATTGCCGACCTGGGCCACAATCTCTGCCGCGCGATGGGGTCTGTCGTTGTTGCGCATGATGATCAGATCATGCACTTCGCGGCGCAGCGCCAGATCGCCGTCATCAGGGTTTTCCACCTGAATGGCCCGGTCACCTTCATCCCAGCCGGTTTTGGCAAACCGTTGCAGGATCAGCTTGATCTCCAGTTGCGGGGACCAGGCATCGGCAGGAAATTCCTGACCGCCGAGATAGGCAAAGGGGGCGCCGCCTTTGCGGCCCAAAGGCTCGTTGAAGGGCAGTCCGGCAGCGACCCCGGCAGAGCGAAAGGGGCTGTAAGAGCCGGCAGCAACGGCGCCATCCACAGCCCCGTCAACGGCCCCGTCCACTGCTCCGTCAACTGCGCCATCGCGATATCCATGTGTCATGCTATCCTCCACTCAGGCCTGCGGTGGGGCCTTTGGTTCCTGAACAGTTTAACTCTGTCGAGGGCGGCGTCAGCCGGGCGTGAAAGGGCCGTGAGATATGTTAGTCCTGCAGGCCAATTTCGCGCAGGCGGGCAGCGTATTTCTGGCCGGTGGCCCGATCTTGAAAAGGTTGCTTTTTCAGGAATTGGCTGATGCGAAAGCCAGGATCCAGCCGCTTGATTTCGGCGGCAATCTTGCTGGCTTCTGCCAGATCGCCGGTTTCGGCCAGGGCCACCGCGGTCATGCGCAGGTTGGAGGTATAATTGGGGTTCAGCCTTTGGGCACGGCGCCCTGCGGCCACGGCCTCGGTGTAGTTGCCGGCGGCAAAATAAGCGATGCTGAGAAAATGTTCTGATCTGAACAGATAGGGATCACAGGGCGACAGGCGAATGGCGGCGTGGGCGTTTTTGATGCCCTCTTCTGGCTGGCCAGAGAAGGTCAGCGTCGGGGAGGACCACAAGAGCGCCTCGGCATCGTTGGGGGCGTTGCGCAGCGCCTTGCTGCAGATCTCGATCGCCTGTTCCGCATAGCCAAACAGCACCGTCTGGTTATGGGCATAGCGGGCCAGGGCACGGCCACTTTCACCGCTGAGCCGCACCGCTTCTTCGGTGGTGTGTTGCAAAGCCTTGCCGTCGGCTGCGGGATCCCTGGACCACCCCTGACCAAGCAAAACAGAGTGCCAATCGGTCAGGGCCACCCGGCTAATACCATAGCGCGGATCGCGGGCGCAGGCCTCTTCCAGCAGGGATTTGGCGGTGATAAAGGTCGCCGGATCAAGGTGAAAGGCGATGTCACGCCCCCGGATCATCAGATGATAGGCCGAGAGATCTTCGGGCAGGCTGCCTTCGGTGCGCCGCAGTTCCGCCGCCGAGACCGAGGGCAGCAGTTGATGGGTCAGGTTGATGGCAATATCGGTCTGCATTTCAAACAGTTCCGAGGCATGGGCGGCATAGGTATTGGCCCATTCAACCAGCCCGGTGCGGGTATCTACCAGCTGCACCGTGATGCGAAACCGATCCCCCGCCCCCCGGACGCTGCCGGTCACCACATAGTCGGCGTCCAGTTCTGGGGGCTGGCTGCCGGGCGCGCCAGGCAGGCTGTGGAATTGGCGGGTGGTATTGCTGGAATAGACCTGCAACTCGCGCAGCTGCGCCAGCAGCGACACGGTATCCTCCAGGATCCCATTGAGAAAATAGCTTTCAACAGGCACAGGCCCCAGATCGACAAAGGGAAAGATCGCCAGTTTTGGTGGCCCCTCCCGGTTTGGCGCGATCATCGTAGCCGCAGAGCGCAGGGCATGCGGCTGGGCTGGCGGGGCCTTTGGCTTTGCCTGTTGCAGATCGCCGTTTTTGATCGCAACCGCCAGGGCCTGGGTCTCTGCCGAGGGTTCCATCGCCAGGGCCTCGTCGAGACGATCATAGAGCTGGCCATAGATCTGCAACGAGGCACCGATCTCGCCGCGCGCGGCCAGGCTGCGCATGGCAAAACGGCTGGCTTCCTCGTTCAGGGGATCCAGACGGCAGATGATACGGGCGGCACGCAGGGCTTCGGCAGCACGGGTCTGTGGCGCCTCCATCAGATCAAACAGGCGCGCAATCAATTGCGTCTCACAGCTTTGGCAGCACTCGCGCGCCCAGCTTTCAAAGCCCTGTCCAATATGACCAAACCCCATCAGGAAGAGGTCACAAAACTCAGCGCCACCTTCGAGATGCTGTCCCGGGATCTTCTGAGCCAGCGCAGCAAGCAGATCGCCAATATCTGACGAGACCCAGTCCGGCCGCAGGGCAATATCCGTTGTATTGACCTCGACTGCGTGCTCCATCAGGTCAGGCGCCTCGCGTCTGATCTCTGACAGGCATTGGCGCAGAGAGGAGCGCGCGCGGTCCTCATCGCTGCCTTCCCAGAGCAATTCGGCCAGTTTGGAGCGCAGGGCGCGCTGTTCGGGCTGCAGAGCCAGATAAACCAATAGCGCAGTTGCCTTTTTCTTTCCCCGAAACACCGGTTCACCAGCCCAGCTGACGCCGGGACTGCCAAGTGTCCTAATATAAAGGCCCGACTTGCTCTGCTGCATCGTGGTCTTTCCCCCAAGGGGAAAGTTAATCACAGGTTCTGTCAGCAGACAACACGGGGAAGGACAGCGCAACGGGAGCGGAAAAAGGACGGGAAAGGCGCTGTTTGGGCGCCTTTCGTTGATTTATGCGGCTGTCAGTTCATCAAAGCAGGTCAGCGCCTTGGCCGCATACATCATCGCGGGGCCTCCCCCCATCTGGATCGACATCGCCAGCACATCCGAGACTTCTTCGCGGCTGGCCCCGGCCTTGATCAGGGCTTCCACATGCAGGCCGATGCAATCGTCACAGCGCACCGCAACCGCGATCCCCAGGGCGACAAACTCTTTGTGTTTGTACTCTAGCACGCCGCCCTGTTTTACGGATTTCCCAAGCGCGCCAAAGGCCTGCGCAGTATCCGGGATGGATTTATTCAGATTGCGCAACCCTTGACGGGTGTTCTCCAGTTTGGTTGACCAGCTCATGGCATGTCCTTCTATAAACATTCAGCTTATCGAAGGTGTAGGTGGCTCTGGTCAGCGAAACCTTGATCTAGGTCATGCAAAAAAGCCGCAAAGACGGCTTGTTGAGGTGGCGATTTCAGGTGGTGCTTTTGGCAAAGACCAGCGCCAGATTATTGGCGGGCATTTCGATGACCTCAACCGGGTTCAACCAGACCTCCTGGGCCCAGTCCAAAACATCAAAATCATCCTTGTAACCGATCTCGGGGTCATGGGCCTTGAGCGCGCTGTGAAACTGCGCGTCACCGGGGCTGGTGAGCGCGCCCCCGCGTGAAAAGGGTCCGTAGATCACCAGACGGCCTTCGGGGGCCAGTGTGTTTGCGGCTTCGCGGAGCAGGCAGCGAGCCTCGGGCGTGCTGATCAGATGCAACAGGTTTGACAACACGATCAGGTCCTGTGGCTCCTGCGCAGAACTCCAGCCTGCGGCTGTGGCATCCAGCGTCTTGGCGGCACGCAGATTGTCCAGCCCGGCCTCTTTGATGTAGGCATCAATGCTGTGCAATCGGCTGGGATCGGCCTCGGTGGGTTGCCAGGTATACTGTGGCAGGCGGGTGGCATAGCCGACCACATGCTGGCCGGTGCCGCTGGCCAGTTCCAGGGCGTTGCGGCCTGTGGGCGGGGCGACCTGTTGCAGCAGATTGCTCAGCACATCCAGGTTGCGCGCAGCTGACGGGGCAAACAGCTTGCCGCCCTCGGGATTGGCAATCGAGGCAGTGCCGGGGACAGAACGTATCGGCATCAGCGTAGCCTTTCAGGGGAGAGCGCCGCGCGGGTGGCGGCGTCCAGTTCTGAGGTCTGGCCGCCCAGCAGGTCAGCCAGCAGGCGCGAGGCCGCAGGGGCGGTTTGGAAGCCATAGCCGCCCTGGGCTGCGCACCAGATGAAATCGGGGCGCTCCGGGTCTGGCCCCAGCACCAAAGAGCCATCGGGGGAAAAACTGCGTAGCCCGGCCCAGTTGCTTTCGACGCGGGTCACAGGCGTGGTGACCATTTCCTCATAGCGGGCCAGCCCTTCGG
This genomic interval carries:
- a CDS encoding BTAD domain-containing putative transcriptional regulator → MQQSKSGLYIRTLGSPGVSWAGEPVFRGKKKATALLVYLALQPEQRALRSKLAELLWEGSDEDRARSSLRQCLSEIRREAPDLMEHAVEVNTTDIALRPDWVSSDIGDLLAALAQKIPGQHLEGGAEFCDLFLMGFGHIGQGFESWARECCQSCETQLIARLFDLMEAPQTRAAEALRAARIICRLDPLNEEASRFAMRSLAARGEIGASLQIYGQLYDRLDEALAMEPSAETQALAVAIKNGDLQQAKPKAPPAQPHALRSAATMIAPNREGPPKLAIFPFVDLGPVPVESYFLNGILEDTVSLLAQLRELQVYSSNTTRQFHSLPGAPGSQPPELDADYVVTGSVRGAGDRFRITVQLVDTRTGLVEWANTYAAHASELFEMQTDIAINLTHQLLPSVSAAELRRTEGSLPEDLSAYHLMIRGRDIAFHLDPATFITAKSLLEEACARDPRYGISRVALTDWHSVLLGQGWSRDPAADGKALQHTTEEAVRLSGESGRALARYAHNQTVLFGYAEQAIEICSKALRNAPNDAEALLWSSPTLTFSGQPEEGIKNAHAAIRLSPCDPYLFRSEHFLSIAYFAAGNYTEAVAAGRRAQRLNPNYTSNLRMTAVALAETGDLAEASKIAAEIKRLDPGFRISQFLKKQPFQDRATGQKYAARLREIGLQD
- a CDS encoding carboxymuconolactone decarboxylase family protein yields the protein MSWSTKLENTRQGLRNLNKSIPDTAQAFGALGKSVKQGGVLEYKHKEFVALGIAVAVRCDDCIGLHVEALIKAGASREEVSDVLAMSIQMGGGPAMMYAAKALTCFDELTAA
- a CDS encoding DUF938 domain-containing protein, which codes for MPIRSVPGTASIANPEGGKLFAPSAARNLDVLSNLLQQVAPPTGRNALELASGTGQHVVGYATRLPQYTWQPTEADPSRLHSIDAYIKEAGLDNLRAAKTLDATAAGWSSAQEPQDLIVLSNLLHLISTPEARCLLREAANTLAPEGRLVIYGPFSRGGALTSPGDAQFHSALKAHDPEIGYKDDFDVLDWAQEVWLNPVEVIEMPANNLALVFAKSTT
- a CDS encoding C1 family peptidase, whose protein sequence is MSDLPTPLGSFFAGYTPPERLDQLFRAPGYAEQVRCCTHLRSSTGGSPLRAQAIDLEAGLSRHWDPRDQRPRGTCTAFAVAACIDILQARRGEPPKLHAPEYLYWHMRAAISAKEAAVLPDYARGATKLKQAHEVLASRGICTETLAPYQTSDLHRGLFAKHPPTAAAEADAATRRFHKIKYEDFAEGPVPDTTADSILQELSQGRPVALGLPVFKLKNSHKNNWTYNGALNSGIVFGPAARPDLVDREMRVSGHCVCVTGFQPGPEHLGGGWFIFRNSWNGGFGKYPDAPLAGYPGIGRRGNGAVSLDYVNGYTVEYLSLIPAA
- a CDS encoding HvfC/BufC N-terminal domain-containing protein; this encodes MSAPPDLVELQKWMQQALVKPQQTQPQEINDRVRSTSRLSAAAALAIYQNSYSLRIAACMRDQFPALCYALGEGLFNDFVAEYSHQAPPESYTLYDLGRRFAGFLQANRPDLGAPAPELWVDFIIDLARFERQIFSTFDCAGAEELHLAEPTTPDTELLAQPSLSVAAYGFPVGTYYHAVRQGLAPQPPEREQVYLAILRKDYVTHTIPVSFPHFVFLQEMCQGGTVATALAAVSQQLMQPLAKVGQAWSDTTEIRDRWITAGFFLDRRWA
- a CDS encoding phosphatase PAP2 family protein, yielding MTHGYRDGAVDGAVDGAVDGAVDGAVAAGSYSPFRSAGVAAGLPFNEPLGRKGGAPFAYLGGQEFPADAWSPQLEIKLILQRFAKTGWDEGDRAIQVENPDDGDLALRREVHDLIIMRNNDRPHRAAEIVAQVGNCEAYWSNLLMMGAGNRPATQKLIMLAMQVGQMVALHFKYKIGRARPVQVCPALMPLVPTPPHASYPSGHATQMTLIATLIAALFDEGEAHAMARYAAALAQRIAENREIAGVHFRSDTQAGQQLAKDTFHGFLKEMPEVKALLAEARAEWSGITCSFVPDPETLPDLEGGTSLSRKISTAVADRLANDLPDLIAAALNDDSDSGPKKPGRPDKPFKDGSKKSP